TAAATTTTTCAAAAAGGCGTCTTTGATCATACCATGCCTTACCGATGTTTCCTTTTAAATGTTTATATTTTTTCAGTTGCGGGTATCCGTGTGCTGGTAGCATTTCAGAATGCGTATAAATATTAATGTCTTTTCCTTCTGTTTGCTTTAATAGTTCTTCTAATGCAAATAAATTATGGCCCGTAACTACAATTGCTTTACCTTCTACACGATTTTGTGTAATTTGTACAGGTTCTGGCACACCAAAATGATTCGTATGTGCCTCATCTAATAATTCCATCACCCGTAAAGCTGATTTCCCCACTTTCATAGCCATATCAATATGCTCTTGTTCGTTAAAATTAGAATTTGTTAATGTCATATATAAAGCTTCTTGTGTTGTAGCATCTACAAATCCATCCGTATACCCTAGCTGAGCAGCATGTGTGCGATAAGCTGCAATTCCTTTTAGCCCAAACACAATCGTATCTTGTAGACTCGCAATCGTTTCATTCTTGCCACAAACACCCATTACTTTACATCCGCCTGTTGGCGTTTGTTCACATTGATAACAAAACATATCATCCCACCCTCTCCCAATCATTCATTACACCTTAAGCATAATACCCATTGAAAAAAAGTGATGTGATATCAATCACAATAATATATAAAGATTTGTGACAGTTCATATTGTTGACATAATACTTTTATTGACATCCAAAAATATACATTAGTGTGCACACATCTTTCGATACTTTTAAATAGCTAAATAATTAATTTGGAGAAATATATACAACAAAAAATTTTTTTGAATCCCTTATACAAATAATTGCAATTCATCTCATATGAAAATAGCGTATTTTTTATTTTAAGGAACTATCATTTTTTTATTAAAGCCTTCATTGTAAACCTCTTTATTTACAATACATTTACACTATCTTAACATTACTTACATTATTTATATGATATATTTATATAGAAGCTACTTAAGAAATTTCATATACATTTTATCTTTATGATCTCTAATCTAATCAATAAAAAGATCATGTTATATTTTTATAACAGGGGTGAATTACGATGACTGAAACTTTAAAAACACTTATAATGCTTGATGCTACTTACGCTGTTATTGCAATTATGACAGTACTAGTATTTGTATACTTGGAATTAAAATCTCAGTAATATATGCTGACGTAATCGACAGATTCAGCATTTAAATATAGTTAGAAGAAAGAAAGGAGAAAATTATTTCTCCTTTCTTTTGTATTTCTACAATTTCTTATTTTAATAAATCCAATGTATGTAAAAGTAATCCCTTGTCTCCTACTTCTCCATGACCAGGTACTACCGAATTTATATTTCCATATCGCTTCAGCACATTCTCAATCGATGTAGACCATTCATTTACATACGCATCCGCAACATTTCCTAAATCTTTAGCTTCCGCAGATTTTACTAAACAGCCTCCAGCTAAAATTTGATATTGTGGCAACCAAACAACAATATTATCTTCTGTATGTCCTTTCCCTGGATAGAACGTTTCTACTTTTGTATTGCCAAACTTCAAACTCGTAATTATTTGTAAATCTCCAAGCGGCTCTTCATATCCACTGTTCTTTGCTAGTTCTGCGGTTAATGCTGTACTATGCGCTTTAATTCCTCTTTCTTTCAACGTTTTTATTCCGCCAATTCGATCAGCGTGCGCATGTGTAATAATGACATCCGTTCTGCGCTTCTGAAATTTCTTTTCTACCATTTCTATTAGTTCCTTCGTTAATTTGTTATCCCAAGAAGAATCAACAAGCACTAGTCCTTTAGCAGTATTAAGAACTAGACCGTTCGAAGGAACTGCTTCTCCATTAAAATAACCTAACTCCGTATGAACCCATACATTCTTGTTTAACTGAGATATTGAAATGGTTCCCGTCTCATTTTTTATTACTGTTTTCTCTACCTTTTGTGATGCTTGTACAGAAGAAATTGTGCTAACAAATTGAATTGTTCCTAGTAAACCTACACATAATCCTACTTTTAACAACGTATTCTTTTTCATGTTATCAACCCTTTCTTTCAAGCTAAATAGTTATTACCTATATTAAGACAATTTATCTCAAATGTTTGTTCCATCTTCATTTGCATACTTTTATGTAATTAACAAAAAAGCGTACAAAATTTTGTACGCTTTAAAACTTAATCTTTCATTCCATAATTCTCAAACTCTTCCTCATTCCCATAAAATACATTCAAATCAATATACTTTTCTTTTCCATTATAACCGCTTAATCTCCCGCGGTTCGTGTATTGCCAAAACGTCCATTTTCTCTCATCAGATAAACTCGGTTTTGTAAGAACACTGCGAATCCATATATTACATTTTGGATACGCATCCTTTATATATAAATCATACGCCTCTTGCGTTGCATACAATATTACTTTCTTATCGTAATGTTTTTCTAGCATTTCAATCATGACCGCCAACTCTTTCGTAACATCTTCACGCTTAGGCGGATTATCTTTTTTGTTAGCGTAAAACTCAACATCAATCACGGGTGGCAGTGCTTGTTTATATTTTGGAACAGTTCGTATAAATTGCTCTGCTTGTGTTTCACCCTTACTATCGAAACTAAAAAAATGATACGCTCCGATGCGCATATCTGTCTTATTCGCATTCCTCCAATTTTTCGAAAAGTACTCATCCACAAACGAACTTCCTTCAGTCGCCTTTATAAACGCAAACTTCATATTTTGCTTTTCCAACTCTCTCCAATCTATATCCCCTTGATACGATGCGACATCTACACCTTTTATTTCATACTTATCAGCACTTATTTGATTCGGAATGAATATGCCTTGAAAAACTAAGTAAACGACAACACTTATTACACTAATTAAAGTAAAGATTCCTCCTATAAAAAGCTTCTTTTTCATTCATATCACCCATCTTTACAAATTAAAATTCTACTTACCATTCACGCTTTTTATTAATTTTCATTTTTTCTTTAAACGCCTTCTCTAAATCAATATTTAATTTATTTGCTAAATCACATACATTCCAAATTACATCAAACATTTCTAAACCGATTTCTCTTTTCGCATCTTGTATTGTATCACGCTTTAATATGACTTCCGCTAATTCACCTAATTCCGCCATCGTATATATCGTACGCTCTTCAATTGTTGTATCTTGAAATCCTTTTTCTTTACTGAAATTTGATACATACCTATGAAACTCCACAATATTCATACTTAATCTCCCCTCATTACCAATACTCCATTTTTCTATTACACTTAAAACCAAATTTATATTTTGTTAAATTATAACATTCGGACTATAATCTATTTATAGCCCATTAACGGAGGTGTTTGCAATGACTCTCTTCGCTTCACCAACATTATTTATAGTAGCAATCATTTCATTTGCACTAGCTTATTTCATCGGAGTAAAGCAGTACACTTGGCTCTTATCAGGATTCAACGAACGCCGCGTGCCTGATAAAGTGAAACTATCAAAAATAGTAGGTCTTTATAATTTAATTGCTGGTGTCATTGCGACAATCGGTAGTGTCTTCACTACGCCTAATGTCACAAACGTTATTCCTATCATTATAATTGGACACTTTATTATCGCCGCTTATGTAAATACACGCATGGTGCAGTGAAAAAAGATCACCCAAATGGATGATCTTTTTTATAATTTATTAACATATTGCTTCGCTTCTAGTAAGGAAAAACCAAAAGCTTCTCTTACTCTCTTAACTGCTGTAACTTTTTTGCCTTCTTCTACAAGCTGGCGTAGTTCTTTATTAATTTCAGGTTCTCTTTCTACAATTCCCATTTCTTTCGTAATTAATTGTAATCTATCTTCAATTCTCTTTAAATGCGCATCATTTTTCTTTTCAATTGTAGTTAATTTTTCAGCGATATAAATGAAACCAAAGGCTACTATCAGTATAACCATCCAGAATTCCATGAATGTTCCCCCCTTACTAACTTTCATTTGCTTTAATTCCACTAAATTATGTAAATCTTACCACAATACACATTTAATGTATAATATCACTATATCAAACTGTTAATAAAACCTATTATTTTAGGGGGACACTTTATGAAAAGATTTTTAAATACGTTACTTCAATTTGTAGTTCTTTCAATCGTGCTACATTTGTTATTTGATATAGTTGGTTGGCTTGTTTTCAATGCACCAATTAAAAACAAACAAATCATCATTTCTTTAATAACAATCTCATGGGTTATGTACATGTACCGAGACAATTTTTTTCAAAAGTTCACTTCAAACTAACTAAAAAAGAAAACACTTCATTGGTGAGGTTGTAAAAACGTTACCCTTATAATAAAAATAAAGAAGCTGTTCCTTCCAGCTTCTTTATCTATATAACATTTTTCGCAACAATTTTTATATGTTCTGGTGCGATAATCTCCGTTATACTTTCTTGGAAATCTTCCCGCAACATTTCTTCCAAATGTTCTAACTGCACTTCAACATGAGTGCATTCTAAATTATGTATATTTAACAGTGCATAATGATCTTTTTTCTTAATTACTAAATATTGATTTTCCTCTGTCACAAGTACAGAACCTAATCGGACTCCTAGTAAGCGTTGATCATCAAACTTCATAATTACTTCTCCTTCCCTCATATAAACAAAATTACAATGAAAATAATTACATTTATGGAAAAACACACTTATTTAGACTATATCATAATTTACTAAAATAGAAATATCTTTTTCTGTTTTAATAAAAATCCCTATTTTTTCGTATATTTCGATACAAAAAACTTTCTCAACATTAAATTTGAATTTTCAGTTTTTAATTCTATGAAAGTCTATTATAATAAAGTTAATAAATGTTTGACCTCTCCTAATTCATGTACATATGGATGATCAGTAGTTATTGCTACTGATCTATTTTTTTGATTTCAGAAAGTACATACTCTGCATCCTTTCCTACACCACAAATAAGTGCGGAACCCCTTTGAGATTGCCATGGTAAACCGATATAATACAATCCTTTTACTGGACTGATTCCCTTTATATGATTAGGAAATCCTTTCTCATTCACTGCCTGTTCAATTTCAATCCAATTATAATTTTGAACAAAACCAGTTGACCATATAATGCTTTCTGCACTATAAGTATCACCATTCTGAAACATAATGTTATTTCTTGATGCACTTACTACTTTTTCTTGCAGTTTGATTGCTCCATTACGAATAAGTTTCTTACCTTCAAAACCGAAAATAGGGTCCTTTCTCTTCTGAAACCATCTTCCCCTCTTTGTATTTATTTCAGCGTACAATAAACCCACTTTTTCTAGCAGATTAAAAATACTTTTTCCAAAAAGTTGTAACGGTAAAAACGTTAAAGGATGACTAATAGACACCGTAACTTCATGAGTCTTTGCCAGTTCTACTGCAATTTGCATTCCTGAATTCCCACCACCTACTACTAGTACTTTTCCCTTAGGAATTTGTGATGGTGATTTATATTGTGATGAATGTATTTGAAAAATATGTGATGATAGATTTGCTGAAACTGAGGGAATAAACGGTTGCTGAAAAGCACCTGATGCGATAATAACTTTTTTCGTTTGTAAAATTTCTGTAGGAGTATGTAATTCAAATATTTCTTTTTCTTTCTTTATTTTTAGAACTTCCGTTTGTAATTGTACCGGTAATTGAAAATGTCTTGCATATTCTTCTAAATAAGTTGCAATTTCATCTTTATATGGAAATTCATTTTTTTCACCTATTAACGCCATACCCGGCAAGCTACTGTAAGACCTTGGGGTAAAAAGCTGCAAAGAATCATATCGATTTCTCCATGAATCACCAACTCGTTTTCCTGCCTCAAGTAATAAAAAATTATACCCTTCTTGCTTCAAGTAATATCCCATTGTTAATCCAGCTTGACCCGCCCCAATAATAATTAGATCTTTCATTCTAATCCCTCCTCTTCTTAAACGTATGAATATTTGTTCATATATTCATACGTTTCCATAATCATAACATTTTCTTTTTATATGATTCAATATCTACTCAAAATAAAAAAGAGCAGTTCACTGCTCTATGAACTACTCTTCATTCCATTTCTACAATTTTTCCTCGTATAGTGTAATTCTATTTGAAAACGGATCAATTACAGTTAATTCAATTGTACCCCAAGGTGTTTTTTCTATATTCGGCTTCGAATAAGCATATTCTTTACTTAATAATACAGAATGATAATCCTTTACATCATCTATTTTGATCCGAATCGCACCACCTGGTGAGGCATCACCATGATGTTCTGATAAATGTATCACAGCATCCTGTAACGAAATTTGCAAATATAATGGCATATTTTCCTCATACCGATGTTCCCAATCCAGTTTAAATCCTAAAAAACCTAAGTAAAATAGTTTTGCTTTTTCAATATCAAAAATTCTAAATATAGGTGTTATCATTTATACTCTCCTCCTATTTATAAACATCTGCTGCCAATTCTCTCAAAACTTCCACGTTTACTACTTCAAAACAACCATCATTCTTCTTTATTATCTCTTTATCACAAAAAACATTTAATGTGCGCAACAAATGCCGATAGCTCGTTCCTAACAATTCCGCTGTTTCCGTTAAATTCCCACTAAATACAATTCTATTTCCGTGCTGTACTGCCCGTTCTCCTGCTGCTAACATGTAACTCGCAAGTCTATTTTCAAGAGGATATAGTAAATTAATTGTACTATTTTTTGAAAGCCGATTTAACTTATGCGCTAACGATCCGCAAATACATCGTAAAAATTTCGCATCATTAAATAGTTGATTTCTCACTTTCCCTAAAGGCAAACCAACACAATATGAATCTGCCATCACTTGTACGTTTGAAGTTGTCTTTTGAGAATGAATTAACTCCACATCTCCTAACAGCTGCAAGCTATCATAAAAGCATAATAATACAGATTTCCCGTTACTTAATGTATTAAACGCTTTCGCTTTTCCTTCAACGAAGAAAAATAAATAATCTATCTCTTCATTTTCTCTACAAATAAACTCATTCTTTTTAAAAAATATAAGTTTCATATATGGCTTCATATCATGACTAAAAAATGAATCAATATTATTTTTCTTCATATACTCTGCTAATTTAATAGAATTACATACTTTCTTCATAGTTCCCCACCTTTACAACTCATCCCCATTGTAATCAAAATTTTCTTCTTCCACTATGACATATGTCATAACAATACACAATTTCAGCATGATACAGTCATTACAAATATGAAATACAAAGGGGATATTACATTGTATAACTTTCTTTCTATCTTTATTGGTGTGCTCATCGCCGTTATGCTTCCATTGAATGGAATTTTATCTGAGTTAATTGGCAAGTACACAGCAAGCGTGGTCATTCACCTTGTCGGTTTAATTGCAGTTATCTTCATTTTAATCATAAACAAAAATAAAATTCGTTTCGATAAAAGTATTCCACTTTTTTTATATAGCGCTGGAGCGATTGGAGTATTCACTGTTCTTTTTAACAATATAAGTTTCTCCGTCCTTGGTGCTTCTATTACGATCGCATTAAGTTTACTCGGTCAATCTATTGCTTCCATCGTTATTGATCATTTCGGCTTATTAGGAATGAAAGTTGCAAAGTTTGAAAAGAAAAAACTAATTGGATTATGTTTCATCTCTTCTGGAATTATAATCATGACAATTTATTAATGGGGGCAAGAAAATGTTATATATTACGATCGCTATTTTAGCTGGTGTTTCTATCGTTGTTGCTAGAATTATTAACGCGAATTTAGCAAAGGAAATTGGAAACTGGGAAGGCACGTTTTTCAATTATATTACTGGATTATTTTTCTCTATGTTATTTTTAATTTTCAGTTCAGATTCATTGTATATCCCTATTCATAAGTTGCAATCTATTCCTATCGCCGTATACTTAGGCGGATTAGTAGGAGTTATCGTTATTTCATTATCCAACTATATTACTCCTAAAATATCAGCCTTTTATTTAACATTACTCATCTTTATCGGACAATTATTTGCGGGGACTATTATTGATTTCTTCCTGACAAATGAACTCTCAATTGGTAAAGTTATCGGTGGCATTTTCGTATTAATTGGGCTCACTTACAATTTACTCATAGATCGCCCGATAAAAACTGTGAAGCATAACCAAGTTCAACTATAATACTTTACGCTTACCTATCATATATTAATAGAAAAGCTCTTCACACGAAGTAATAGAGAGGAGAAAATCCTATTAAAAAAATTATTTTATTGCTAGGTAGCGTATTAATTATTTCTGGAATTGCATGGTTTATAAACTCGGGAAAATCTATTCAAGATCTCTATACTGCAAATAAGCCGAAAAAGAAAGCTACTATTATTTCAAGCTCGCGAGATCCAAATGAGCCCTCTGTTTTTTTAGGTAAACAGGAAATAAAAGATATACATGTCGAATCAATTAAAACAAAACAGGATATCTTTCTCACAAAAACAGATGAATTAAAAACGTTTATTAACAGTATGAATACCGCAAAAAAAGGTAAATTAACATTAGATGAAGAAGGATCAGACTTAATAGATTGTGATATGTGGATTACTTTCGAGGATGGAACTTATAAAAAATATTTCATATGGGTAGTTGATCATCACAGCAGCGAAGTGATGATTGCTCAGCAAGATACTCCTGATGATGTAAACCTTACGTACTATCAGTTAAACGAAGATAGTTCAAAAAAAGTTTATAATTTATTTAAAAAAATTATTTAAACGAAAAAGTCATGAGCACGCGAACTCATGACTTTTTGCACTATATATACTCAGGGAACACTCTACAACCCTTTTCCTGCTCTATATCATGACCAAAGAAAACAATTGGTTTCTCTTTCGCCACAACTCCTTTTAAACGTTTAATTGAAGATAAAGCTAATTCTGGATCAAATCCTGCGAACGGCACTTCATCTTCAAAATTCTCTTTCGTGTACGATGCATCAATTGTTAATAAAACTGAGCCGGATTGCTCCGTCTCAATGAATAGCGACTGATGGCCTGGAGAATGACCTGGCGTATACAATAATTGAACACCTGGTACCACTTCATAATCCCCTTCAATAATTTTGTAGTTCAAATGCGGTAATATACATTCTTTCATATATTCTTCTCTATGAAGTGCTGCCTCATATTCCGTTCGCTGCACAATAATCGGTGTATTTGTAAAAGCACCGTTTCCTCCTGCATGATCAAAATGTAAGTGAGAACTAATAATATATAAAAGGTCGTCCGGCTCATACCCTACACGCTTTAATATATTCACGATTCTATCTTCTTCAGTCATTTTCGGTAAAATCTGTCCTTCAACAAATGTACCGTTAAAAAGCCCTTCATTATTAACTGCACTTTCTGGCATACCTGTATCTACTAAAATAGGCCCCTCTTCTGTCTCCAAAAGATAACACCATACAGGTAAGTTCAATAAATTCCCTGGCGCGAGTGTACCATTAACAGAAGAATGATCTAACATACAACGACCTGCTGGGATGAAATAAAGCTTCTTTACTGTCATTATGTATCCACCTTTACATTTAGTTTGGGATAAAGTAATACAATAAAAAATTCTTCTTTTTAGAAATAAACTCCTTCTAGACTATCAGTACAGCTTACATAAAAATGAAACATTAACACCGATTAACGCTGAAAACTAAAAGAAAGCACATGCACTACTTGAAAGCGGGCACACCATTGGGAAAATCGTATTAGAGAGATTTTAATCATGATAGTGACAGATAGTATGTGAAACTATATCAACGATTTTTCGAATATATCTATCATAACGTACAATATATCAACGATTTTTCAAATATATCTATCATAAATCAAATTATATCAATGATTCGTCAAGCTATATCGATTTATCGACAAATAGCAACAATAAGAAAAGGCTGTTCCAGATGAACAGCCTTTTCTTTATTTACTTGAAATCTCTTTATTATTTTGAACGTCTAACGGAGCTCGCTTTCCTATTCCGAAAGCATAGAAACTAATTGTAACGATAGCTAAGAAAATAATACCTACAACTAATGAAATACGAGTATCATCGTTAAACCACATTCCGATTAATACCATAATTAAAAAGGCAATCGTTAAATAGTTTGTTACAGGAGCAAATGGCATTTTGAATGGATGATCTTTCATCTCTGCTCCCTTTTCTTTTCTAAAATTAATTTGACTAATTAAAATGACAAACCATGGTACCATACCAGGAAGTACACTCGCACTATATACATATACGAATAAGTTTTTCGGTGCGATGTAACTTAAAACAACACCAACCGCCAGACCGATAATTACGCCAACTGTACCAAATAAAGGTACACCATTTCCAGAAAGTTTCGTAAAATATTTCGGTGCTTGTCCATTTACACCTAACGTATAAAGCATACGACCAGCACTATAAATACCACTATTACAACCAGACATTGCTGCTGTAATAACAACAAAGTTAATAAGTCCAGCTGCTGCCGTAATACCAACTTTCGCAAAAGTCGCTACGAACGGGCTACCAATTGTACTTAATTGATCCCACGGATACACAGTTACAATAACGAAAATAGCACCGATGTAGAAAATTAAAATACGCCAAATTGTACTTTGAATCGCTCTTGTAAGTGTCTTCTTTGGATCCTTCGCTTCACCAGCAGTAATACCGATTAATTCCACACCTTGATACGCTCCAACTACAAGTGATAATGCAAAGAAGAATCCTGAAAAACCACCTGTAAAGAAACCGCCATTTGACCAAAGATTAGATATGCCAATCGCTTCTCCGCCGTTACCAATTCCAAAGAAAATAAGGCCAAATCCCGCAATAATCATTAATA
This DNA window, taken from Bacillus cereus ATCC 14579, encodes the following:
- the bla2 gene encoding BcII family subclass B1 metallo-beta-lactamase, with the protein product MKKNTLLKVGLCVGLLGTIQFVSTISSVQASQKVEKTVIKNETGTISISQLNKNVWVHTELGYFNGEAVPSNGLVLNTAKGLVLVDSSWDNKLTKELIEMVEKKFQKRRTDVIITHAHADRIGGIKTLKERGIKAHSTALTAELAKNSGYEEPLGDLQIITSLKFGNTKVETFYPGKGHTEDNIVVWLPQYQILAGGCLVKSAEAKDLGNVADAYVNEWSTSIENVLKRYGNINSVVPGHGEVGDKGLLLHTLDLLK
- a CDS encoding glycoside hydrolase family 25 protein; this translates as MKKKLFIGGIFTLISVISVVVYLVFQGIFIPNQISADKYEIKGVDVASYQGDIDWRELEKQNMKFAFIKATEGSSFVDEYFSKNWRNANKTDMRIGAYHFFSFDSKGETQAEQFIRTVPKYKQALPPVIDVEFYANKKDNPPKREDVTKELAVMIEMLEKHYDKKVILYATQEAYDLYIKDAYPKCNIWIRSVLTKPSLSDERKWTFWQYTNRGRLSGYNGKEKYIDLNVFYGNEEEFENYGMKD
- a CDS encoding MazG nucleotide pyrophosphohydrolase domain-containing protein; this translates as MNIVEFHRYVSNFSKEKGFQDTTIEERTIYTMAELGELAEVILKRDTIQDAKREIGLEMFDVIWNVCDLANKLNIDLEKAFKEKMKINKKREW
- a CDS encoding DUF3784 domain-containing protein, coding for MTLFASPTLFIVAIISFALAYFIGVKQYTWLLSGFNERRVPDKVKLSKIVGLYNLIAGVIATIGSVFTTPNVTNVIPIIIIGHFIIAAYVNTRMVQ
- a CDS encoding flavin-containing monooxygenase, translating into MKDLIIIGAGQAGLTMGYYLKQEGYNFLLLEAGKRVGDSWRNRYDSLQLFTPRSYSSLPGMALIGEKNEFPYKDEIATYLEEYARHFQLPVQLQTEVLKIKKEKEIFELHTPTEILQTKKVIIASGAFQQPFIPSVSANLSSHIFQIHSSQYKSPSQIPKGKVLVVGGGNSGMQIAVELAKTHEVTVSISHPLTFLPLQLFGKSIFNLLEKVGLLYAEINTKRGRWFQKRKDPIFGFEGKKLIRNGAIKLQEKVVSASRNNIMFQNGDTYSAESIIWSTGFVQNYNWIEIEQAVNEKGFPNHIKGISPVKGLYYIGLPWQSQRGSALICGVGKDAEYVLSEIKKIDQ
- a CDS encoding glyoxalase superfamily protein, with protein sequence MITPIFRIFDIEKAKLFYLGFLGFKLDWEHRYEENMPLYLQISLQDAVIHLSEHHGDASPGGAIRIKIDDVKDYHSVLLSKEYAYSKPNIEKTPWGTIELTVIDPFSNRITLYEEKL
- the yeiL gene encoding transcriptional regulator YeiL, giving the protein MKKVCNSIKLAEYMKKNNIDSFFSHDMKPYMKLIFFKKNEFICRENEEIDYLFFFVEGKAKAFNTLSNGKSVLLCFYDSLQLLGDVELIHSQKTTSNVQVMADSYCVGLPLGKVRNQLFNDAKFLRCICGSLAHKLNRLSKNSTINLLYPLENRLASYMLAAGERAVQHGNRIVFSGNLTETAELLGTSYRHLLRTLNVFCDKEIIKKNDGCFEVVNVEVLRELAADVYK
- a CDS encoding DMT family transporter; translated protein: MKYKGDITLYNFLSIFIGVLIAVMLPLNGILSELIGKYTASVVIHLVGLIAVIFILIINKNKIRFDKSIPLFLYSAGAIGVFTVLFNNISFSVLGASITIALSLLGQSIASIVIDHFGLLGMKVAKFEKKKLIGLCFISSGIIIMTIY
- a CDS encoding DMT family transporter yields the protein MLYITIAILAGVSIVVARIINANLAKEIGNWEGTFFNYITGLFFSMLFLIFSSDSLYIPIHKLQSIPIAVYLGGLVGVIVISLSNYITPKISAFYLTLLIFIGQLFAGTIIDFFLTNELSIGKVIGGIFVLIGLTYNLLIDRPIKTVKHNQVQL
- the aiiA gene encoding quorum-quenching N-acyl homoserine lactonase AiiA, with protein sequence MTVKKLYFIPAGRCMLDHSSVNGTLAPGNLLNLPVWCYLLETEEGPILVDTGMPESAVNNEGLFNGTFVEGQILPKMTEEDRIVNILKRVGYEPDDLLYIISSHLHFDHAGGNGAFTNTPIIVQRTEYEAALHREEYMKECILPHLNYKIIEGDYEVVPGVQLLYTPGHSPGHQSLFIETEQSGSVLLTIDASYTKENFEDEVPFAGFDPELALSSIKRLKGVVAKEKPIVFFGHDIEQEKGCRVFPEYI
- a CDS encoding amino acid permease → MANKELKRGLEARHIQMIALGGTIGVGLFMGSASTIKWTGPSVMLAYAIAGIFIFFIMRAMGEMLYMEPSTGSFATFGHKYIHPLAGYMTAWSNWFQWVIVGMSEIIAVGAYMQYWFPDLPAWIPGIIAMVILGAANLISVKSFGEFEFWFAMIKIVTILLMIIAGFGLIFFGIGNGGEAIGISNLWSNGGFFTGGFSGFFFALSLVVGAYQGVELIGITAGEAKDPKKTLTRAIQSTIWRILIFYIGAIFVIVTVYPWDQLSTIGSPFVATFAKVGITAAAGLINFVVITAAMSGCNSGIYSAGRMLYTLGVNGQAPKYFTKLSGNGVPLFGTVGVIIGLAVGVVLSYIAPKNLFVYVYSASVLPGMVPWFVILISQINFRKEKGAEMKDHPFKMPFAPVTNYLTIAFLIMVLIGMWFNDDTRISLVVGIIFLAIVTISFYAFGIGKRAPLDVQNNKEISSK